One genomic region from Haloprofundus salinisoli encodes:
- a CDS encoding short-chain fatty acid transporter, whose translation MALTDPVKRLGEWFADIAMEYVPDPYVLVILLTFIAAIGALLVGTSPTGVMDAWFGGVWTLLVFMAQFALTLMVGDAIAKSPAVSRLLRRIAGLPNSQFSAVALTSFVAMLAGLISWAIGLIVGAVIARQVAFRGKERGLKLHYPLLIAAGYTALMIWHSGITTSSGLIMADPAAIPATFPEYAQEGIPLGETIGSLVNIVTVVLLLAVIPVVMGSLHPKGGEEITEMPDNVYDEIATSLQTKDDDAPDSGVAADGGVATETNRTPADRLNDSRVLGLIIALFPAYYFVSDVIQSGLGAINLNTINAFFIFCAIVLWVTPKRIVTQMDKSVKNVAGILFQFPFYAGIAGLLTGTALAAAIAGFFADIATPLTWPVLGLISAGIVNVFVPSGGGQWVAQGPILLETTRELGMPLYTAVVIEMMGDQLTNMIQPFWAVPALALAQLRARDILGYTTVAMVAGFIIMAITMTLFLGMGIGA comes from the coding sequence ATGGCACTCACAGACCCGGTCAAACGGCTCGGCGAATGGTTCGCAGACATCGCGATGGAGTACGTACCGGACCCGTACGTACTCGTTATCCTCCTCACGTTCATCGCCGCGATCGGGGCGTTGTTGGTGGGCACCTCGCCGACAGGCGTGATGGACGCGTGGTTCGGCGGCGTCTGGACGCTGTTGGTCTTCATGGCCCAGTTCGCACTCACGCTGATGGTCGGTGACGCCATCGCGAAGTCACCTGCGGTGTCGAGACTCTTACGACGAATCGCCGGTCTACCGAACTCGCAGTTCTCGGCCGTCGCGTTGACCTCGTTCGTCGCCATGCTCGCCGGACTCATCTCGTGGGCCATCGGTCTCATCGTCGGCGCAGTCATCGCCCGTCAGGTGGCGTTCCGCGGCAAGGAGAGGGGGCTGAAGCTGCATTACCCGCTTCTCATCGCCGCCGGTTACACGGCGCTCATGATCTGGCACTCCGGCATCACCACGTCGAGCGGCCTCATCATGGCCGACCCCGCCGCCATTCCGGCGACGTTCCCCGAGTACGCTCAGGAAGGCATCCCACTCGGTGAGACCATCGGCAGCCTGGTCAACATCGTCACTGTCGTGCTCCTGCTCGCGGTCATCCCCGTCGTGATGGGGAGTCTCCACCCGAAGGGTGGCGAGGAGATTACGGAAATGCCCGACAACGTCTACGACGAGATCGCGACCAGTCTGCAGACGAAAGACGACGACGCTCCCGACTCCGGCGTCGCCGCCGACGGCGGTGTCGCTACAGAGACGAACAGAACGCCCGCCGACCGCCTCAACGACTCACGCGTACTCGGGTTGATCATCGCGCTGTTCCCGGCGTACTACTTCGTCTCCGACGTTATCCAGAGCGGACTCGGTGCCATCAACCTCAACACCATTAACGCGTTCTTCATCTTCTGCGCCATCGTGCTGTGGGTGACGCCGAAGCGCATCGTCACTCAGATGGACAAGAGCGTGAAGAACGTCGCCGGCATCCTCTTTCAGTTCCCGTTCTACGCGGGTATCGCCGGACTGCTCACGGGAACCGCGCTCGCCGCGGCTATCGCCGGCTTCTTCGCGGACATCGCCACGCCGCTGACCTGGCCGGTGCTCGGCCTCATCAGCGCCGGCATCGTCAACGTCTTCGTCCCCTCCGGCGGCGGTCAGTGGGTCGCACAGGGACCGATTCTCCTGGAGACGACGCGGGAACTCGGCATGCCGCTGTACACCGCCGTCGTCATCGAGATGATGGGCGACCAACTCACGAACATGATCCAGCCGTTCTGGGCGGTTCCGGCGCTCGCGCTGGCACAGCTGCGCGCCCGTGACATCCTCGGCTACACTACCGTCGCCATGGTCGCCGGATTCATCATCATGGCGATCACGATGACGCTGTTCCTCGGCATGGGTATCGGCGCGTAA
- a CDS encoding thiolase domain-containing protein — MNDVCVIGMGTTEFGVREEGIVELGVTAVGRALRSCDVDREEVDALYLGNFVAGMLEGQETLAPLVADSVGLVGVPAMKTEGACASSGIAFRQAYQAIRTGVHDVVVVAGVERMTNAETSEFTRALGSAADHGTDGATGLTFPGFYGLVLDRYMHEYGATREQVAAVSVKNRKNGASNPRARFRSPVTVDDVVDSRLVADPLRLYDCCPAADGAAAVVLASADVAESYTETPIAVLGSGHATGRSAAYRYDDLTTLEATTLAAEEAYDEAGISPSDVDVVELHDCFSAAEIGDSEDLGFFEKGEGAAAVAAGRTAVDGELPINPSGGLLAKGHPVGATGIGQIYEVCLQLLGEHENQVDGAEVGLAHNLGGSGAVSTVTVLGGPSGV, encoded by the coding sequence ATGAACGATGTGTGTGTAATTGGCATGGGGACGACTGAGTTCGGCGTCCGCGAGGAGGGCATCGTCGAACTCGGCGTCACGGCGGTCGGGCGGGCGCTTCGCTCCTGTGACGTCGACAGGGAGGAGGTCGACGCGCTCTACCTCGGGAACTTCGTCGCCGGGATGCTCGAAGGACAGGAGACGCTCGCGCCGCTGGTCGCCGACAGCGTCGGCCTCGTCGGCGTTCCGGCGATGAAGACCGAAGGCGCGTGCGCGAGTTCGGGCATCGCCTTCAGACAGGCGTATCAGGCGATTCGAACCGGCGTCCACGACGTCGTCGTCGTCGCCGGCGTCGAGCGGATGACGAACGCCGAGACGTCCGAGTTTACCCGCGCGCTCGGTAGCGCCGCCGATCACGGCACCGACGGGGCGACGGGGTTGACGTTTCCGGGCTTCTACGGGCTCGTGCTCGACCGCTACATGCACGAGTACGGCGCGACCCGCGAGCAGGTCGCTGCCGTCTCGGTGAAGAACCGGAAAAACGGCGCGTCGAACCCGCGGGCGCGGTTCCGGTCGCCGGTAACCGTCGACGACGTCGTCGACTCCCGACTGGTCGCGGACCCGCTTCGTCTCTACGACTGCTGTCCCGCCGCCGACGGTGCCGCCGCCGTCGTGCTCGCGTCGGCGGATGTCGCCGAATCGTACACGGAGACGCCGATAGCCGTGCTCGGCAGCGGGCACGCCACGGGGCGGAGCGCCGCCTACCGCTACGACGACCTGACGACGCTCGAAGCGACGACGCTCGCCGCCGAAGAGGCGTACGACGAGGCGGGCATCTCGCCTTCTGACGTCGACGTGGTCGAACTCCACGACTGCTTCTCGGCGGCGGAGATCGGCGACTCCGAGGACCTCGGCTTCTTCGAGAAGGGCGAGGGCGCGGCCGCCGTCGCGGCGGGTCGAACCGCCGTCGACGGCGAACTCCCGATCAATCCCAGCGGCGGGCTGCTCGCCAAAGGTCACCCGGTCGGCGCGACCGGTATCGGCCAGATTTACGAGGTGTGCCTGCAGTTGCTCGGCGAACACGAAAATCAGGTCGACGGGGCCGAGGTCGGACTGGCGCACAACCTCGGCGGCAGCGGCGCGGTGAGCACCGTCACCGTCCTCGGAGGGCCGTCGGGTGTCTGA
- a CDS encoding Zn-ribbon domain-containing OB-fold protein, translating into MSESPPEFPATRCADCGLLYGHEAYICRECGSETFERAPLDGSGTVYARTTIRVPGSDHQGEEPFEVAIVDVGGEETVRVTVRIEENPELGPDDPVEFVDRRDGVFYFRAA; encoded by the coding sequence GTGTCTGAGTCGCCCCCGGAGTTTCCGGCGACACGGTGCGCCGACTGCGGCCTGCTGTACGGGCACGAGGCGTACATCTGCCGCGAGTGCGGGTCCGAGACGTTCGAGAGAGCACCCCTCGACGGGAGCGGGACGGTGTACGCACGGACGACCATTCGCGTCCCCGGTTCCGACCACCAGGGCGAGGAGCCGTTCGAGGTGGCCATCGTCGACGTCGGCGGCGAGGAGACGGTGAGAGTGACCGTCCGCATCGAGGAGAACCCCGAACTCGGCCCCGACGACCCCGTCGAGTTCGTCGACAGACGGGACGGCGTCTTCTACTTCCGGGCGGCGTAG
- a CDS encoding NADPH:quinone reductase, which produces MRAIRYHEHGGPDVLRVDEVETPTPGEGEIRVELKAAGVNPVDTYFRDGSYQPFTLPMVPGVDFAGVVDEVDAGVEAFDVGDRVFGTGLGNDRYGSAAEYVTASTDRVAHLSDGVSFAEAGAAGVAAVTAWRAIVDHAALEPAEYCLVHGGSGGVGHVAVQIAAASGARVVTTANEQYHDELLDLGARTVFDYRRDDLESAVVEATDGGPNVVVDHMLERYLQFDCDVAAPYARIVLFRNRHLEAGFTNVPAAGGKELQFHLMSMYNAPRLADPLTRVDRLLADGLLRVEVAGEYGFDEVAEAHRRVREGSFLGKLVVVP; this is translated from the coding sequence ATGCGTGCCATACGATACCACGAACACGGCGGCCCGGACGTGCTCCGCGTCGACGAGGTGGAGACGCCGACGCCGGGCGAGGGCGAGATACGAGTCGAACTGAAGGCGGCGGGCGTCAACCCGGTCGACACCTACTTCCGCGACGGGTCGTACCAGCCGTTCACGCTGCCGATGGTCCCCGGCGTCGACTTCGCGGGCGTCGTCGACGAGGTGGACGCAGGAGTCGAAGCGTTCGATGTCGGTGACCGCGTCTTCGGCACCGGCCTCGGCAACGACCGCTACGGCAGCGCGGCCGAGTACGTCACCGCGTCCACTGACCGGGTCGCACACCTCTCCGACGGTGTCTCGTTCGCCGAAGCGGGTGCGGCGGGCGTCGCCGCCGTCACGGCGTGGCGTGCTATCGTCGACCACGCGGCGCTCGAACCGGCGGAGTACTGTCTCGTACACGGGGGCAGCGGCGGCGTCGGTCACGTGGCCGTGCAAATTGCCGCCGCGTCGGGCGCTCGCGTCGTGACGACGGCGAACGAGCAGTACCACGACGAACTTCTCGACCTGGGCGCGCGGACGGTGTTCGACTACCGGCGCGACGACCTCGAATCGGCGGTCGTGGAGGCGACCGACGGCGGCCCGAACGTCGTCGTCGACCACATGCTCGAACGCTACCTCCAGTTCGACTGCGACGTCGCCGCGCCGTACGCCCGCATCGTCCTCTTCCGCAACCGGCATCTCGAAGCCGGATTCACGAACGTCCCCGCCGCCGGGGGGAAAGAGCTGCAGTTCCACCTGATGAGCATGTACAACGCGCCGCGACTCGCCGACCCGTTGACGCGCGTCGACCGCCTGCTGGCGGACGGCCTCCTGCGCGTCGAAGTCGCCGGCGAGTACGGCTTCGACGAGGTGGCCGAAGCCCACAGACGGGTGCGCGAGGGGAGTTTCCTCGGAAAGCTCGTCGTCGTCCCCTGA
- a CDS encoding acyl-CoA synthetase, whose protein sequence is MTTYEELRDSFSWDDVWESFDWDGPDRFNVAHETVCRHVGSGPAVYWEGAAEGDRETLSYADLDERSAQVANALDSLGVDRGDPVATLVPRLPELYPTFLGIWRRGAVYVPLFTAFGPNAISVRAADAGVKTVFTTTEYREKIAAVEDEVGIENVVVIDRESNGADGDGGGSVVGEDIEYETLVADQPSTYETAETSADDLCTLEYTSGTTGPPKGCELTHRVLAALYPYLQCSMDLGDDETVWGAADPGWMYGLLTAGIAPVSIGVPNVLYEGEFDPEAWYAVMERYDVTSLATSPTAYRGLVAAGDVHESYDLSLRKGNSAGEPLNPEVMRWFGEELGVTVYDHYGVTECGMVAGNHHACEMDVKPGSMGRPLPGVDVRVVDPETGAETDAGEVGELAVARGEATYFRGYWNEPKKTAEAWVEHADRELFLTGDAAERDGDDYLWFVGRADDVILSSGYRIGPFEVESTLLEHEAVAEAAVVSVPDEKRGELVKAYVVTTAGTARDDEVATDIREFVRERLAKHAYPREIEFLDELPKTSSGKIRRVELRE, encoded by the coding sequence ATGACCACCTACGAAGAACTCCGCGACTCCTTCTCGTGGGACGACGTCTGGGAGAGCTTCGACTGGGACGGCCCCGACCGGTTCAACGTGGCCCACGAGACGGTCTGTCGGCACGTCGGCTCCGGACCGGCCGTCTACTGGGAGGGGGCCGCCGAGGGCGACCGCGAGACGCTGAGTTACGCCGACCTCGACGAGCGAAGCGCGCAGGTGGCGAACGCGCTCGACTCGCTCGGCGTCGACCGCGGCGACCCGGTGGCGACGCTCGTTCCCCGCCTCCCCGAACTCTATCCGACGTTTCTGGGAATCTGGCGGCGCGGCGCGGTGTACGTCCCGCTCTTCACCGCGTTCGGTCCGAACGCCATCTCGGTCCGCGCGGCCGACGCGGGCGTGAAGACGGTGTTCACGACGACCGAGTATCGAGAGAAGATAGCCGCCGTCGAGGACGAGGTCGGCATCGAGAACGTCGTCGTCATCGACCGCGAGAGCAATGGAGCCGACGGCGATGGCGGCGGGAGCGTCGTCGGCGAGGATATCGAGTACGAGACGCTCGTCGCCGACCAGCCGTCGACGTACGAGACGGCCGAAACGTCGGCGGACGACCTCTGCACGCTGGAGTACACGAGCGGGACGACCGGCCCGCCGAAGGGCTGCGAACTGACCCACCGCGTGTTGGCGGCGCTGTATCCCTACCTCCAGTGCTCGATGGACCTCGGCGACGACGAGACGGTCTGGGGCGCGGCCGACCCCGGTTGGATGTACGGGTTGTTGACGGCGGGTATCGCCCCCGTGAGCATTGGCGTGCCGAACGTGCTCTACGAGGGCGAGTTCGACCCCGAGGCGTGGTACGCGGTGATGGAGCGCTACGACGTGACGAGCCTTGCCACGAGTCCGACGGCGTATCGGGGTCTGGTCGCCGCCGGCGACGTCCACGAATCGTACGACCTCTCGCTGCGGAAAGGCAACAGCGCGGGCGAACCGCTGAATCCGGAGGTGATGCGCTGGTTCGGCGAGGAACTCGGCGTGACGGTGTACGACCACTACGGCGTCACCGAGTGCGGGATGGTCGCGGGCAACCACCACGCCTGTGAGATGGACGTCAAGCCGGGGAGCATGGGACGACCGCTGCCGGGGGTCGACGTCCGCGTCGTCGACCCCGAGACCGGTGCGGAGACCGACGCCGGCGAAGTCGGCGAACTCGCCGTCGCCCGCGGCGAGGCGACCTACTTCCGCGGCTACTGGAACGAACCGAAGAAGACCGCCGAAGCGTGGGTCGAACACGCGGACAGAGAGCTGTTTCTGACAGGCGACGCCGCCGAGCGAGACGGCGACGACTACCTCTGGTTCGTCGGCCGCGCCGACGACGTCATCCTCTCGTCGGGCTACCGAATCGGCCCCTTCGAGGTGGAGAGCACGCTGCTCGAACACGAGGCGGTCGCGGAGGCGGCCGTCGTCAGCGTCCCCGACGAGAAGCGCGGCGAACTCGTGAAGGCGTACGTCGTCACCACGGCGGGAACCGCCCGCGACGACGAGGTGGCGACCGACATCCGCGAGTTCGTCCGCGAGCGACTCGCCAAACACGCCTACCCCCGGGAGATCGAGTTTCTCGACGAACTGCCGAAAACCTCCAGCGGAAAGATCCGCCGCGTCGAACTCCGCGAGTAG
- a CDS encoding enoyl-CoA hydratase/isomerase family protein: MTEHVSYEFADGVSTIRLDRPEKLNAMTLPMWDGVADGVRRADDDGARAIVLTGAGRAFCAGDDIGSLVDIENPRDARELADTVLGCFGAIERSPVPVVAKANGPAYGGGFELLISADLTVVPREAVFALPETRIGAYPFYGAKRLARLVGRQRAADLALTGRELGAEEAVEWGLFARAVGESELDDAVSEIVSALKRSSPASLETTKTWLNASLRFAGEDEAMRNGLGYLFSGPDAREGALSFLEDRDPEFAE; encoded by the coding sequence ATGACGGAACACGTCAGCTACGAGTTCGCCGACGGCGTGAGCACGATTCGGCTCGACCGGCCCGAGAAGTTGAACGCGATGACGCTTCCGATGTGGGACGGCGTCGCCGACGGGGTGCGGCGCGCCGACGACGATGGCGCTCGGGCTATCGTCCTCACCGGCGCCGGCCGAGCGTTCTGCGCCGGCGACGACATCGGATCGCTCGTCGACATCGAGAACCCGCGGGACGCCCGCGAACTCGCCGACACGGTGCTCGGTTGCTTCGGCGCGATCGAGCGCTCGCCCGTGCCGGTCGTCGCAAAAGCGAACGGTCCCGCTTACGGCGGCGGGTTCGAACTCCTGATCTCTGCGGACCTCACGGTCGTCCCGCGCGAGGCCGTCTTCGCGCTGCCGGAGACCCGAATCGGCGCGTACCCCTTCTACGGCGCGAAGCGACTCGCCCGCCTCGTGGGTCGCCAGCGGGCGGCCGATCTCGCGCTGACCGGGCGGGAACTCGGTGCCGAGGAGGCCGTCGAGTGGGGCCTGTTCGCCAGAGCCGTCGGCGAGAGCGAACTGGACGACGCCGTCTCGGAGATCGTTTCGGCGCTCAAGCGCTCGTCGCCCGCGTCGCTGGAGACGACGAAGACGTGGCTCAACGCGTCGTTGCGCTTTGCGGGCGAAGACGAGGCGATGCGAAACGGGTTGGGCTACCTCTTTTCGGGGCCCGACGCCCGCGAGGGGGCGCTGTCGTTCCTCGAAGACCGAGACCCGGAGTTCGCCGAGTAG
- a CDS encoding LLM class flavin-dependent oxidoreductase yields MPTSLGLLLPDISAESPASVAERAEELGYDAVWVSELWGTDVFVQLAELAMRTETIGLGTAIVNVFSRSPAVIAMAAASVDRLAPGRLTLGVGASTPKAIEDLHGFEYENPVRRIHETVELVKAYLSDADAVDYEGEMFEVADFPGLDVDVPVFNAALGPANRRATGRVCDGWIPHNIPFEGLSDAFEVVADAAREAGRSPESIAVAPYVPAAVSDDETEAYDAVRGHLAYYVGSGEGYRRAVATAFPDEADQIANAWRSGDRAAASDAVSHEMVRALGVAGTPEAAAAQLETVLDLDVLDRPMLTVPRQADDDLTLRTIETLAPANR; encoded by the coding sequence ATGCCGACCTCGCTCGGACTGCTGCTCCCCGACATCTCCGCGGAGTCGCCGGCGTCGGTCGCCGAGCGCGCGGAGGAGCTCGGTTACGACGCCGTCTGGGTGAGCGAACTCTGGGGGACCGACGTGTTTGTCCAACTCGCCGAACTCGCGATGCGCACCGAGACTATCGGCCTCGGCACCGCCATCGTCAACGTGTTCTCGCGCTCGCCGGCCGTCATCGCCATGGCCGCGGCGTCGGTCGACCGACTCGCTCCCGGCCGCCTGACGCTCGGCGTCGGCGCGAGCACGCCGAAGGCCATCGAAGACCTCCACGGCTTCGAGTACGAGAATCCCGTCCGCCGCATCCACGAGACGGTCGAACTCGTGAAAGCGTATCTGAGCGACGCCGACGCCGTCGACTACGAGGGCGAGATGTTCGAGGTGGCGGACTTCCCCGGCCTCGACGTCGACGTGCCGGTGTTCAACGCGGCGCTCGGCCCCGCGAACAGGAGAGCGACCGGCCGGGTCTGCGACGGCTGGATTCCGCACAACATCCCGTTCGAGGGGCTCTCCGACGCCTTCGAGGTCGTCGCCGACGCGGCGCGCGAGGCCGGACGCAGTCCGGAATCAATCGCCGTCGCCCCCTACGTTCCGGCGGCGGTCTCCGATGACGAAACGGAGGCGTACGACGCCGTCCGCGGCCACCTCGCGTACTACGTCGGCAGCGGGGAGGGCTACCGCCGCGCGGTCGCCACCGCCTTCCCCGACGAGGCCGACCAGATAGCGAACGCGTGGCGAAGCGGCGACCGCGCGGCCGCGAGCGACGCCGTCTCCCACGAGATGGTCCGCGCGCTCGGGGTCGCCGGAACGCCCGAGGCGGCGGCGGCGCAACTGGAGACGGTTCTCGACCTCGACGTGCTCGACCGACCGATGCTCACCGTCCCGCGACAGGCTGACGACGACCTGACGCTCCGGACGATAGAGACGTTGGCTCCCGCGAATCGGTAA
- a CDS encoding acyl-CoA dehydrogenase family protein: MEYDDSERAEAVAARVREFVDETVIPVERDLLGDGPIGEDQLAELREKARERDIYAPQISTEYGGMGMQFRDVLPAFEEAGRSLLAAPAIRVDAPDEGNMHTFELVATEEQKEEWLRPLVAGEVRSGFCMTEPMQGGGSDPKMLKTEARKEGDEWVINGHKWWTTNGLEADVLLVMARTDFDAHPYSGCSIILVPADTPGVEIERGIPHMADGLLGTSHAEIKFDDVRVPVENLMGEENEGFTIAQRRLGPARLTHCMRYSGMAQRALDVAKAYTSEREAFGSPVAEKQSIRFAVAEAETELHAARCMVRHAADRITADDEARIEVSMSKLYTSNVVQEAIDTAMQCCGANAVGEDLPLADFYQNVRQFRFVDGADEVHKRVIARDAFSDVDESELENVARYGE, translated from the coding sequence ATGGAGTACGACGATTCCGAACGCGCGGAGGCGGTCGCGGCCCGCGTCCGCGAGTTCGTGGACGAGACGGTGATTCCTGTCGAGCGCGACCTGCTGGGCGACGGACCGATAGGTGAGGACCAACTGGCCGAACTGAGGGAGAAAGCCCGCGAACGCGACATCTACGCGCCACAGATTTCGACCGAGTACGGCGGGATGGGGATGCAGTTCCGCGACGTGCTCCCGGCGTTCGAGGAGGCCGGGCGGAGTCTGTTGGCCGCGCCCGCCATCCGCGTCGACGCCCCCGACGAGGGGAACATGCACACCTTCGAGCTCGTCGCCACCGAGGAGCAGAAAGAGGAGTGGCTCCGCCCGCTCGTCGCCGGCGAGGTTCGCTCCGGCTTCTGCATGACCGAACCGATGCAGGGCGGCGGGTCGGATCCGAAGATGCTCAAGACCGAGGCGAGAAAGGAGGGCGACGAGTGGGTGATAAACGGCCACAAATGGTGGACGACGAACGGCCTGGAGGCCGACGTTCTGCTCGTGATGGCCCGGACGGACTTCGACGCCCACCCCTACAGCGGCTGTTCTATCATCCTCGTGCCGGCCGACACGCCCGGCGTCGAGATCGAGCGCGGCATCCCGCACATGGCCGACGGCCTGCTCGGGACGAGCCACGCCGAGATCAAGTTCGACGACGTCCGCGTCCCCGTCGAGAACCTGATGGGCGAGGAGAACGAGGGGTTCACCATCGCCCAGCGACGTCTCGGACCCGCGCGACTCACTCACTGCATGCGCTACTCGGGGATGGCCCAGCGGGCGCTCGACGTGGCGAAGGCGTACACCAGCGAGCGGGAGGCATTCGGGTCGCCCGTCGCCGAGAAACAGAGCATCCGGTTCGCCGTCGCGGAAGCCGAAACCGAACTCCACGCGGCGCGCTGCATGGTCCGACACGCCGCCGACCGCATCACCGCCGACGACGAAGCCAGAATCGAGGTGTCGATGAGCAAGCTCTACACCTCGAACGTCGTCCAGGAGGCCATCGACACGGCGATGCAGTGCTGCGGCGCGAACGCCGTCGGCGAAGACCTCCCGCTCGCGGATTTCTACCAGAACGTCCGGCAGTTCCGCTTCGTCGACGGCGCGGACGAGGTCCACAAGCGCGTCATCGCCCGCGACGCCTTCTCCGATGTCGACGAGTCCGAACTGGAGAACGTCGCGAGGTACGGGGAGTAG
- a CDS encoding SDR family NAD(P)-dependent oxidoreductase, translating into MNALDQFDLTGRVAVVTGGTRGIGLAIAEGLASAGATVVPTSRTESDVEAAAETVESHGVESLVVPTDVTDDDDIRALFEQTADAFGGVDVVVNNAGVNPAAALGRPENVDPDGYDFVLDVNLRGAFRCAQEAAEHLAESDGGSLVNVASVGGVVGLPRQHPYVASKHGLVGVTKSIALDWAPDVRANVVAPGYVATDLTAEVRENEKLRQSIVDRTPLDRFADPEELAGPVVFLASDAASYVTGACLAVDGGWTAR; encoded by the coding sequence ATGAACGCGCTCGACCAGTTCGACCTCACCGGTCGCGTCGCCGTCGTCACCGGCGGGACGAGAGGTATCGGTCTCGCCATCGCCGAAGGACTCGCCTCCGCCGGCGCGACGGTCGTTCCGACCTCCCGAACCGAATCGGACGTCGAAGCGGCGGCCGAAACCGTCGAATCCCACGGCGTTGAGAGCCTCGTCGTCCCGACGGACGTGACCGACGACGACGACATCCGAGCGTTGTTCGAGCAGACGGCCGACGCCTTCGGCGGCGTCGACGTCGTCGTCAACAACGCAGGCGTCAACCCGGCCGCGGCGCTCGGCCGACCGGAAAACGTCGACCCCGACGGCTACGACTTCGTCCTCGACGTCAATCTCCGCGGAGCGTTCCGCTGCGCGCAGGAGGCGGCCGAACACCTCGCCGAGAGCGACGGTGGCTCGCTCGTCAACGTCGCCAGCGTCGGCGGCGTCGTCGGCCTGCCGCGGCAACATCCCTACGTCGCCTCGAAACACGGCCTCGTCGGCGTCACGAAGAGTATCGCGCTCGACTGGGCCCCCGACGTGCGCGCCAACGTCGTCGCGCCGGGCTACGTCGCCACCGACCTCACCGCGGAGGTGCGCGAGAACGAGAAACTGAGACAGTCCATCGTCGACCGGACGCCGCTGGACCGCTTCGCCGACCCCGAGGAGCTCGCGGGGCCGGTCGTCTTCCTCGCCAGCGACGCCGCCAGTTACGTGACCGGCGCGTGTCTCGCCGTCGACGGCGGCTGGACCGCCCGATAG